One segment of Salvia splendens isolate huo1 chromosome 20, SspV2, whole genome shotgun sequence DNA contains the following:
- the LOC121782863 gene encoding mediator of RNA polymerase II transcription subunit 19a-like, translating to MDGNRFGKGPRELTGARDLISHFKLLPHHDFFCKNPRPVSVLDTHYLSNVVGDTEIRKGEGIQLDQLVQTTFSRHSSACIKPFNLDLLGEAFHLQESAPVNLSPAEKGIPTIAVKSKTESKVKDKHRKHKDKHKEKDKDRKKHKRSKEEKEKKREKREKRKKRDGDDDTSGVKKHKKSKHKSSKIDEVGAKWFPA from the exons ATGGATGGTAATAGGTTTGGAAAAG GTCCCAGAGAACTTACAGGTGCTCGAGATCTTATAAGTCACTTCAAGTTGTTACCTCATCATGACTTTTTCTGCAAGAATCCACGTCCTGTGTCAGTACTGGACACACACTACCTCTCCAATGTGGTTGGTGACACAGAGATCAGGAAAGGGGAAGGGATTCAATTGGATCAGCTTGTTCAGACTACATTTTCAAGACATAGTTCTGCATGTATAAAGCCATTTAACTTAGATTTACTTGGAGAAGCCTTCCACCTTCAGGAATCAGCACCTGTCAACCTGTCTCCT GCCGAGAAGGGAATCCCCACGATTGCTGTAAAATCCAAAACTGAGTCTAAAGTGAAGGACAAGCACAGAAAGCACAAGGACAAACACAAGGAGAAAGATAAAGACCGTAAGAAGCACAAAAGAAGTAAAgaggagaaggagaaaaagCGAGAGAAACGCGAAAAG AGAAAGAAGCGAGATGGAGATGATGATACCAGCGGGGTTAAGAAACACAAGAAAAGTAAG CATAAGAGCTCAAAGATTGACGAGGTGGGGGCGAAATGGTTTCCAGCATAA